GCCCACCGCGTTCGCGATGCGGCGGCACACGGGATCGTGGGTGTCGAGGTCGCCCATGACCCAGCCGCCGCCGTGCAGGAACAGCACCACCGCGTGCGCGTCGTCCGGGGTGTAGGTGCGGACGGGCAGCGGCCCGCCCGGTCCCGGCACCGTCGCGTCGACGACGGAGGCCACGGACTCCGGCACGAAGTCCGGCCCGCGCCGGGCCAGCGCCAGCGCCCGGTAGTGCGCGCGCGTCTCCCGGGCGGTGCCCCGCACCAGCGGTAGGGCGCCCGCGTCGGCCAGGCGGGTGAGGACGTCGGCGAAGTCGGGGTCCAGCGGCACGGGGCCTCCTCGGTCCGGGCGGTGGTGGATCACGGTGGATCACTCTGCCCCGGCGACCGGCACCCCGCCCGGCAGGGCGCGAGGCGACCGCAGGGTCGCCGACCGGCTGCGGACACGACGACGGCCCCCGGGCCGGAGCTCGGGGGCCGTCGCGCAGGACCGGGTCTAGTCCAGGTAGTCGCGCAGGACCTGGGACCGGCTGGGGTGGCGCAGCTTGGACATCGTCTTCGACTCGATCTGCCGGATCCGCTCGCGGGTGACCCCGTAGACCTGGCCGATCTCGTCGAGCGTGCGGGGCTGGCCGTCGGTGAGGCCGAAGCGCAGCCGCACCACGCCCGCCTCGCGCTCGCTCAGGGTGGCCAGCACCGACTGGAGCTGGTCCTGCAGCAGCGTGAAGCTGACCGCGTCGACCGCGACGACCGCCTCGGAGTCCTCGATGAAGTCACCGAGCTGGCTGTCGCCCTCGTCGCCGATGGTCTGGTCCAGCGAGATGGGCTCCCGGGCGTACTGCTGGATCTCCAGCACCTTCTCCGGGGTGATGTCCATCTCCTTGGCGAGCTCCTCGGGCGTGGGCTCGCGGCCCAGGTCCTGCAGGAGTTCGCGCTGTATGCGGCCGAGCTTGTTGATGACCTCGACCATGTGCACCGGGATGCGGATGGTGCGGGCCTGGTCGGCCATCGCGCGGGTGATGGCCTGGCGGATCCACCACGTCGCGTAGGTCGAGAACTTGTAGCCCTTGGTGTAGTCGAACTTCTCGACGGCGCGGATCAGGCCGAGGTTGCCCTCCTGGATCAGGTCCAGGAACGCCATGCCGCGGCCGGTGTAGCGCTTGGCGAGGGAGACCACGAGGCGGAGGTTGGCCTCCAGCAGGTGGTTCTTGGCGCGCTCGCCGTCGCGGACGATCCAGCGCAGGTCGCGCCGCAGCTGGGGGGAGACCTTCTCGCCCGCGTCGATGGCGCGACGCAGCCGCTCGGCGGCGTAGAGGCCGGCCTCGATGCGCTTGGCGAGCTCGACCTCCTCCTCCGCGTTGAGCAGCGCGACCTTGCCGATCTGCTTGAGGTACGCACGGACCGAGTCGGCCGAGGCGGTGAGCTCGGCGTCCTTGCGCGCCTGGCGCAGGGCCTCGGACTCCTCCTCGTCCCACACGAAGTCCGAGGACTTCGTCGGGGTGGAGGAGCGCTCGCGGGGGCCGCGACGGTTCGCGCCGGTGTTGGCCGGCTCGTCCTCGTCGTCGTCCTCGTCGTCCTCGTCCTCGTCGGTGGCCTTGCCGGGCACCTGGACGCCCTTGGCCGGGGCGTCGGGCGTCAGCTCGGCGTCGTCGAGGTCGACCTCGACCTCCTCGAGATCGGCGCCCTCGGGGGAGCCGTCGAGCTCGACGGGGTCGGCGTCGGGGCCGTCGAGGTCGGCGGGCTCGCCGTCCTTCTTGGCCGGCGCGGCCTTGGCGCCGGCACGGGCGCGCGGCTTCGGCCCGGTCTTGGCCGCGGGAGCGGTCTTCGCCCGGGGCGCCCGACGGGCGGGAGCGGGAGCCGTGGCCGGGTCGGCCGTGGGCTCGGTACGGGTTGCGGAATCTGCGGCTGCCACCTAGGCCCTCTCACTGCGGTGCGCTGGTGAGCCGGACGATCACATACCGGCTGCCTGACGAGATCTGTGGGACGTTGACCCGCCGGGTCGCCGCCCGGGAGCACCGGAGGGGCGGCCCCGCAGCGGGGTGTGCGGCCATTGTAACTGCGTGCGTCGCGGGTGCTCGCGCCTGCGATCCCGTAGGCGTGTCCGGGCGGCCGGGATGTGATCGGATGACCGGGTGAGCACCCCGCACGACAGTACTCCGCCCGCGGTCGATCCGGAGGCGTTGCGCCTGGTCGCGGTGCGTGTCGCCACCGAGGCGGCCACGCACCTGCGCGGCCTGCCGCGGCCGTGGGAGACCGGTGGTGCGGCCGGGTCGGTGGCCACCAAGAGCACCCCGACCGACGTCGTGACGGCCTCGGACACCGCGGTGGAGACGCTGATCCGCGATCGGCTCGCCGTGCTGCGTCCCGGGGACCCCGTGGTGGGGGAGGAGCACGGCGGCAGCGCGGGCGTCGACGTCGATCGGGTCGTGTGGGTCGTCGACCCGATCGACGGCACCGTCAACTTCCTCTACGGCCTGCCCTGGTACGCGATCTCGGTGGCCGCGACGCGCGGCGGCGAGTCGCTGGCCGGGGCCGTCGTGGAGCCGGACTCGGGGCGCCTGTGGAGCGCGGCGGCCGGCCTCGGGGCCACCTGCGACGGGCGGCCGCTGTCGGTGTCGGCGGCCACCGACGTGTCGCTGTCGCTGCTGGGCACCGGGTTCGCCTACGACGGGACGCGCCGCGCCCGGCAGGCGTCGCTGGTCGCGGCGCTGCTCCCGCAGGTCCGCGACGTCCGCCGCACCGGGTCGGCCGCGCTCGACCTGTGCGCCGTCGCCGCCGGCTGGACCGACGCCTACCTCGAGCACGGCTGCAACTGGTGGGACTGGGCCGCCGCCGCGCTCGTCGCGCGCGAGGCGGGCGCGGTGGTGCGGACGCCCGGGGCCGGGGGCCTCGCCCCGCCCGACGACGGCCTCGGCGCCGACGCCCTGCTCGCCGCGACGCCGGGGATCGCCGCCGAGCTGGCGGTGCGCGCCCGGGACGCGGGGGCCGGGTCCGTCTGAGGTCGTGCGCGGAGACGGTCGCCGGGGCGACCGTTCCCGCGCACGGGTCCTAGCAGGGCGTCGTGTCGCGGGCCTCGGTCAGCGCCGCCGGGTCGACCGCAGCGGGCGCGCCCGCCTCGCCGTCGTCGGCGGGGGAGGGGGCGCCCAGGGTCTCCAGCACGTCGCGCACCGGGCGGGGCGGGTTCACGTCGCCGAAGCCGGTGCCCACCGCGACGTCGACGGTGTCGTCGGCCCGCTCGTCGCGCACCAGCTCCGCGCAGGGCAGCACCAGCGACAGCGTGCTCGCCGCCGACTCGCCCGCGGGCCCGAAGCGCACCTGCCCGACGCACTCCATGTCGCCGTCGGGGAAGAACGGGTCGTTGTCGGGCGGGCCGGCAGAGCCGAAGCCCAGGTCGTCGAGCTGCGCGGCCACGAGGTTGGCCTGCCCGCGCTGCCCGCCGGCGTTGAAGACCCGGACCGGGATCGCGGCGGGCGGGGCCGGGACGACGGCGTCGAGCGCGCCGGACTCGAGCGTGGCACCGGGCGCGGTGCCCGCGGCGGGCGTCGGGCAGGACTGCGGCCCGCTCGGGCCGGACGCCCCGACGAGCACCACGGTCCAGGTGACGGCCGCGATCACGGCGAGCACCGCCACCACCGCGACGATCGGGGTGCGGCGCCGCCGCCGGTAGGGCACGGCGGTCATCGGTCGATCCCGTGGGCGAGCACGTGCTCGCCGAGCGCGACCAACGGGTCGACCGCGTCGTCGAGCCCGTCGGCCATCGACGCGGGCACCATCCCGGCGTGCACGCGGGCCAGGATCCCGGCGAGCACGACGGCGAGCTTGAACGTGCCGAACGCGACGTACCAGGGCAGCGGGTCGAGATCGAGTCCCGAACCGGCGGCGTAGGCGGTGGCGACCTCGGCGCGCGTCGGGAAGCCGGGCAGCCGCGTCGGGCTGGACAGGTGCTGCGCGCCGCGCCAGATCGCGGGGTCGTCGGCCTCGTGCCAGTAGACGAGCAGCAGGCCGAGGTCGGCGAGCGGGTCGCCGAGGGTGGAGAGCTCCCAGTCGAGCACCGCCCGGATGCGGCCGGGGTCCGCGCCGTCGAACAGGCAGTTGTCGATGCGGTAGTCGCCGTGGACGATCGTGTCGCGCTGGGTGGTCGGCACGGACGCGGCGAGGGTCTCGGCGAGCCCGGTGAGCGCGTCGGCCGTGCTCTGCTCCACGGCGCCGCCGGACTCGCGCGCGGCGTCCCACTGCTTGCCCCAGCGGCGAACCTGGCGGGCCATGAAGCCGTCGGGGCGCCCGAAGTCGCCCAGGCCGACCTCCGCGGGGTCGACGGCGTGCAGCGCCACCAGCACGTCGACCAGCGCCTGGCCGGCGCGGCCGCGGTCGGCCTCGGTCTCCGCCCAGCCCGCGGGCAGCTCGCCGAGCGGCACGACCCCGTCGACGAGCTCCATGACGAAGCACGGGGCGTCGACCGGCGGGCCGCCGTCGGAGTGGGCCAGCACCCGCGGCACGGGCACCGCGGTGCCGGCCAGGCCGGTGATGACGCGCCGCTCGCGCCCCATGTCGTGCGCGGTGGCCGCGACCTCGCCGACCGGCGGCCTGCGCAGCACGACCTCGCCCGCCGGGCTCGCGACGCGGTAGGTGAGGTTGGACCGGCCCCCGCCGATCGAGGACAGCGTGCAGTCCGACCAGCGCGGGTCGCCGAGCCGCTCGGCGAGCCAGGGGCCGACGGTCCCGGGGTCGGCACCGGGAACGGGGCCCGGAGACTCGGCTCGGGGCGAGTCGGATCCGGGGGCGGCAGACGCGGTCACGAACGGGAACCCTAGCCCGCGCCGCCGCCCGGGGCCGGGCCCGTCGCGGGGTCGGTCGCGGGGGGTTGACGCATGGGCTAAGGTTCGCGGCCGCGGGTCAGAGCTGGCGGTCCCGGACTGGTGAGACCGGCGTCACTCCCGAGGTCGGGCACAAACCCCGTCGCTGTGACGTTGTCCAGCGGCACGACGACGAAGAACTGCTGTTCACAGAGGGTGGGACGATGGCAACCGACTACGACGCTCCACGGCGCAACGAGACCGACGACATGGCCGAGGACTCGCTCGACGAGCTGAAGGCCCGTCGCAACGAGGCGCAGTCGTCCGTGGTCGACGTCGACGAGACCGACACGGCCGAGAGCTTCGAGCTCCCGGGCGCCGACCTGTCCGGCGAGGAGCTCACCGTCAAGGTGATCCCGAAGCAGGCCGACGAGTTCACCTGCTCGAGCTGCTTCCTGGTGCACCACCGCAGCCGGCTCGCGGAGAGCAGCCCGCAGTTCGTCTGCCGCGACTGCGCCGCCTGAGACCAGCGCCGCCCGATCAGCGCCGCGACGACCGACCGTTCGACGCCCCGGACCCGAGAGGTTCGGGGCGTCTTCGCGTCCGGGCCCTACCGGCCGAGCGCGGCGACCAGGCCGTCGGCGTCGCGCACGCTGACCACCCAGTACGGGGCGTCGGACGCGGGGTCGGTGACCTCCACCCGCACCACCGGCCGCACCCACGCGCGGTGCAGCAGGTGGGCGGTCGGGTCGAGGTCGGGACCCAGCGCCACCTGCTTGGCGTCGCGGTCGCGGATGACGTCGACGCGGCCGACGTGCGCCAGGGGCAGGACGGCGTCCCCGGCCCGCAGGACGCCGTCGCCGACGCGCACGCGGACCCGACCCAGCCAGACCAGCACCGCGACCGCCAGGGGGATCAGCGCGGCGTAGCCGATCCAGGCCCGGACGCCCGGGTAGCCCATGTGGATCTCGGCGCCGAGGAGCACCGCCACGCCGATCGCCGGCAGGTACCACCACCACGGCACGGACAACCGCTCGTCGAACCCGGAGGTGCCGGACGTCGCAGGCTCGGCCGTCGATGGGTGCTCGTTCACGATTCCTGAGGGTAGCGTCGGTCGTCGTGTCCGGCCCCGTCGATGCTCCCCAGCAGGTGCCGTCCACCGCACCGCCCACGGCGCCGCTCCGGCGCGCCCCGGGCGGATCGCCGGTCGACGAGCGCCCGGCCGACGCGTGCCCGGCCCCGCTGGACGTCCGCGTCGTCCGGCTCGACCCGGCCCTGCCGCTGCCCGCCCGCGCCCGCCCCGATGACGCGGGGGTCGACCTGAGCTGCACCGACGACGTCGTGCTGGCCCCAGGGCGCCGCGAGCTCGTGGGCACCGGGATCGCCATCGCCCTGCCGCCGGGGTTCGCCGGGTTCGTGCACCCGCGGTCCGGGCTGGCCGCGCGCACGGGGCTGTCGATCGTCAACGCCCCCGGCACCGTCGACGCCGGGTACCGCGGCGAGATCCGGGTCTGCCTGGTCAACCTCGGCCAGGACGAGGTGCGGCTGTCCCGCGGCGACCGGATCGCCCAGCTCGTCGTGCAGCGGGTGGAGCAGGTGCGGTTCGTGGAGGTCGACGCGCTGCCGGGCTCGGAGCGCGGAACGGGCGGGCACGGGTCCACGGGCGGTCACGCGGTGCTGGACGGGGGCCTGCGGTGACCGCCGAGGCCCGGGTCGGGCGCCGTGCCACGTCGACCGGCACGTTCGGCACGGCCGCGATCCGTCGCCGGTTCGCCGCCCAGCGCGACTTCGGACCGTTCGACGCCGAGGACCTCGACGCCGCGGTCGGCCCCCCGCCCGGCCTGCTCGACTTCGGCTCCATCCGCGTGCCGGTCCCACCGGAGGGCAGCGTCACCGTCGAGCCCACGGCCAACGGCCGCCTGCAGGCCGTGCACGTCGCGCTGCCCGGGGGGCGGTTGTCGGTGAGCGCGCTCGCGGCGCCGAAGTCGTCGGGGCTGTGGGCGGAGCTGGTCGCGGAGATCGACAGCTCGCTGCGCGAGGGCGGGGCCCGCGTCCGGTCGTTCCAGGGCGACTGGGGCCGGGAGCTGCACGCCCAGACCGGGGCCGCCACGTCGGTGTTCGTCGGGGTCGACGGGGCCCGCTGGATGCTCTACGGCGTCGCCACGGGCCCCGAGCGGCACGCCGTCGACCTCGACGCGGCGCTGCGCCGGATGCTCAAGGGCACGATCGTCGACCGCGGCCGCTCGCCGTTCCCGGTGCGCACGGTCCTGCCGCTGACCATCCCCGAGGAGCTGGCCGACGCCGACGTCGTCGACGACTCGGCGGCCGGGGTGCCCGGGCCGCCGCCCGTCGCGGTGCCGCAGGGGCCGGCGCCGGACCGGTCCCCGCACGACCGGCCGCCGTACGAGCAGCCGTCCCACGACCGGCCGCCGCGTGAGCGGCCGGTGCAGGGCCCGCCGCCGTCCCGGGCGCCGTTCGTCCCGCCCGGCGCCCGGCCCCCGGCGGCCGGTCCCGTCCCGGTCCGCACGCCCGCCCCGGTGGTGCCGCGCCGGATCGACGCGCCGACCGTCATCCGGCCGGTCACGGCGTTCCCGCCGGCCGCATCGGCCCCCGCGCCGCCGCGCCCGGCGGACCGGCGGCCCCTGCCCCCGGTCGTCGCGCCCCCGACCGGCCCGGCGTGGACGCCCGACGGCCGGGCGGCCGCGGACGGGGGCCGGTCCCCGGACGGCCGGACCCCCGACACGCGGACCCCGGACGCCCGCACCCCGGACGCCCGCACCCCGGACGCCCGCACCCCGGACGCGTGGACCCCGGACGCGTGGACCCCCGACCGCTGGACCCCGGAGCCCGATCCGGTCCGCCCCAGCGCCCCGCCCCCCGCGGACCCCACGCAGGCCCTCCCCGTGACGCCCCGCGACCGGCCCGACGAGACGCCCGTCCCGCTCTGGGCGGCTCCTGCGGGCCACCCCGCCGACGGCGACCTGGGCCCCGACCCGTATGCGGCGGACCCCTTCGCCGCCGACCCGTACGCCGCGGCCGATCCCCGCGCCGCCGACCCCCTGCCCGGCACCCGCGACGACGCGGCCACCGAGTGGTGGCCGGCCCTCGGCGAGAGCCTCCGGTCGGACCCGCCCCGCACCGACGACCGACCCGACCGCGAACCCGGTCCCTGGTCGGCCGCCGACCCGTGGGCCGCCGCCGCGCCCCGGTCCGACGACCGCGCCGCCGTCCGCGAGGCACCCGCGGCCGGCCGCCGCCGGGCCCACGACGACACCCGCGACGACGATCCCGCCGACCTGGAGTACGGCGCCCCGAACTACGGCCTCGCCGGGACAGGACCCGCGTACCCCGGGCGCGAGCCCGACCCGGCCCCCACCGAGTGGTGGCCGGCGCTGCCGCCGGAGGACCCCGCCCCCCGCCGCTCCCGCCACGGCTCGCCCGACGAGCCGCGCTCCGCCGGGTTCCCCGCACCCGGGGCGGTCGAGCCGGACGCCGTGCCCCGGTCGGGTCGCCGCCGCCGCGCCGACGACGTGCCGTCCGGCCCCGAGTCCACGCTCGACCTGGCCGCGCTGGTCCGCGACCGGCCCGGCCGCCGCCGGTCCCGCTACGAGCCCGAGTCCGGCGACCTCCGGCCCGCGGACCGCCGCGACGCCGAGCACCGTTCCGCCGAGCACCATTCGTCCGGGTCCCGTTCCCCCGGGCACCGTTCCGCGGAACACCGGGGTGACCACGGCCGGGACGTCCCCGCGGCCGGTCGCCGGGCCCGCCCCGAGACGGCGGAGCCGATCGAGGGGGACCGCCCGGCGTCCGCCTGGTCGGGCACCGAGCACGAGCGGCGCCACGCCGACGGGCTCGCCGGCCGGTCGGCGGGCTTCGACCCGCTGTCCGACCCCCTGACCGACTCGCAGGTGGGCTGGTCGTCGATCGACGCCCACCCGCCGGAGCACCACGACGACGGGCCGACGGCGGGCCGCCGGCGCGCCCCGGAGCCGGACGCCGTCACCGACCCGGTCCCCGCGGTCGAGCCCGCCCCCCGGCGCCGCCGCAGCGTCGACGTGCCGCCCGATCCCGACTGGACCCCGCCGTCGACGCGGGAGGGTCGCCCCGGATCGGCGCCGGCCCTGGCGTTCCTCGGCGACCCCGGCCCCCGTCCCGGCCGCCACCACCGCCCCCGCTGACCGCGGACGGGTCAGCGGGCGCGCGCCCAGCCGCGGACGGCGGCCCGCCCGAGCACGGCGGGATCGGCGCCGAACGCGTCGAGGGTCGAGGTCACCAGTGCGGCCCGGGGGAGCAGGGCCGCCCACCGCCGGGCCTCCGCGAGCGGGTGCACCGCGTCCCCGGACAGCCCGACCACCCCGGCCGGCACGTCCAGCACCCGCAGCTCGGCGGGGGAGGGGCCGGGTTCCGCGGCCGCAGCGTCGAGCGCGTCGGGCAGCCCGGGGCCGTGCCGGGCCCAGGCGCGCGCGAGCTCGTCGGCCAGCCACCGGGGTGCCCCGGACCGCGCGGACGCGACCGCGGCGGCCAGGCCGTCGCGGCGCACCTGCGCGGCGGTGAACCGCGCGGCGAGGGCGGCGGGTGCGTCGGCCGGGTCACCGCCCCAGGCGGGCAGGACCAGCAGCAGCCCGGCCAGCCGCCCGGGGTCCGCGTGGGCGGCCCAGCGCGCCGCGACGTGCGCCCCGAGCGACACCCCGCCCACCAGCAGCGGGCCGTCGGCGCGCGCCAGCGCGGCGTCCAGCGCCGCGCGGTACCCGGCGACCACGTCCCGCCCGCGACGCGGGGCGGGCGCCACGAGACCCACCCCCGCGACCCGCAGCGGCGCCGCGAACGCGGCCCGGACGAACACCTCGTCGGACCCGGATCCGGGGAGCACGACCGCCGTCGCCGGCCGACCGTCCGGCGAGCCGCCCCACCGTTCGGCGCTCGGCCGGGCACGTGCGGCTCGACGCGCGGGATCGGCCCCGTCCGGGGGCATCGACGCAGGTTTCCGGGGAGTTACGCTGGAAGGGTAGCGGGCCCGACGGCGGGCCCGGATGTGATGGGGGAGAGATGGGCACCACCGACGGTGGCGCGTTCAAGCGGATGCTCAAGCGTCTGACCAGCGACGTCGACACGCTGGACGCCGACGACCTCTCCTCCGACGCCGAGAAGTCCGGGGCCCAGCGCGCATCGGACTGCGCCTGCGGCGACGAGGTCGAGGTGCTCGGTAGGCTGCGCAGCGTGGAGTTCTGCCCGCAGGACGCCGCGGCGTCCCTGGAGGCGGAACTGTTCGACGGCAGCGAGGGAGTCACCTTGATCTGGCTGGGCCGGCGGCGCATCCCGGGTATCGAGCCCGGGCGCACGATGCGGGTTCGCGGGCGCCTCGCCGTCCGCGACGGGCGCAAGGTGCTCTACAACCCGTACTACGAGATCTGCCAGGCCCAGTGACGGCAGGTCCCGACGGGGAGCGTCCCGCGCGCACGATGCCGACGCTGCTCGACCAGATGGGCGGCGTGTCCGGCATCGTCGCCTCGTCGATCCCGGTGGGCGTCTTCGTCGTCGCCAACATCGTCTTCGAGCTGCAGCCCGCGATCATCGCGGCGGTCGTCGCCGGGGTGCTGGTCACCGTGTGGCGCATCGCGCGCAAGCAGCCGGTGCAGCCCGCGGTCTCCGGTCTGCTCGGCGTCGGCCTGGCCGCGTTCATCGCCTCGCGCACCGGCGAGGCCCGCGGCTTCTACCTGCCCGGCCTGATCACCAGCGGGTTCCTCGCGGTGGCGTTCCTGGTCTCGGTCCTGGTGCGCCGCCCCCTGGCCGGGGTGATCTGGCACGGCATCAACGGCGACGGGCAGGGCTGGCGGAACAACCCGCTGCTACTGCGGGCCTACACCTACGCCACGCTGCTGTGGACGCTCGTGTTCGCCTCCCGCGTGGTCCTGCAGGGCCTGCTCTACGACGCCAACGAGGAGACCTGGCTCGGCGTCGCTCGCCTGGCCATGGGCTACCCGCTCACCGGCCTGGCCCTGCTGTTCACGATCTGGGCCGTCCGCCGCGCCCACCGCGCCTCCGCGGACCCGGCCGTCTAGTCCCCCGTCACGTGGTGCGGGATCGACCGCACCACGTGCGAGGCGAACCCGTAGGCCTCCGCGACGAGCGCGTGCAGGTGGTCGCTGCCGACCCGGTAGAGCATCCGCCGGCCGTCGCGCCGCACCTGCACGAGCCCGGCCAGCCGCAGCCGGCCCAGGTGCTGCGACACCGACGAGCGCGACGCCTCCACCTGCGCCGTCAGCGTCGTGACGTCCTGCTCCCCGGCGGCGAGGAGCCGCAGCAGGTGCAGCCGCGTGGGATCGGCCAGGTGCCCCAGCACCTCCGCGGCGTTTTCGTGCAGGCCGCTGGCAGCTGCCACTCCGTCGTGCGCGCGCATGATTGCATGATGGTCCTGAGCAGGGCATCCTGCAACCGTGAACGAGTCACGCGAGGGTCACGGCCACGGTCACCAGGGCCACGGCCACGGCCACGGTCATCACCGCACCGGCGTCCGGGCCGCCGTCGCCGCGGTGCTCCGCCCGCACAGCCACGATCCCGCCGACTCGGTCGACGCCGAGCTCGAGGCCAGCGCCGACGGCATCCGGGCCCTCAAGATCAGCCTGGTCGTGCTGCTGGCGACCGCGCTGGCGCAGGCCGTGGTGGTGGCGCTGTCCGGGTCGGTCGCGCTACTCGCCGACACCATCCACAACGTCGGGGACGCCCTCACCGCCGTCCCGCTGTGGATCGCGTTCGTGCTGGGTCGCCGCGCCGCCACCCGCCGCTACACCTACGGGTTCGGCCGGGCCGAGGACCTCGCGGGCGTGTTCGTCGTCGCGATGATCGCGCTGTCGGCGGTGGTGGCGGGCTGGGAGTCGGTCCACCGGCTGATCGAGCCCCGACCGGTCGAGAACGTCGGCATCGTGCTGGCCGCGGGGGTCATCGGGTTCGCCGGCAACGAGCTCGTCGCGGTGTACCGGATCCGGGTCGGGCGCCGGATCGGCTCCGCCGCGCTCGTCGCCGACGGCCTGCACGCCCGCACCGACGGGTTCACCTCGCTCGCGGTGGTGGGCGGCGCGGTCGGCGTGCTGCTCGGGTTCCCGCTCGCCGACCCGGTCGTCGGGCTGCTGATCACCGCCGCGATCCTGGTGGTCCTGCGCGGGGCCGCCCGCGACATCTACCGGCGCCTGATGGACGCCGTCGACCCCGCGCTCGTCGACACCGCGGAGGCGGCGCTGCGCGCGGTCCCCGGCGTGCTCGACGTCGAGTCGCTGCGGCTGCGCTGGATCGGGCACCGGCTGCGCGCCGAGACCGCGATCGCCGTCGACCCCGGCCTGTCGGTCGTCGACGCGCACGCGCTCGCCGCCCGCGCCCAGCACCGCCTGCTGCACGACGTGCCGCGGCTGGCGGCGGCGTCGGTGCACGTCAGCCCGGCGGGGGAGCACGGGGCGGCGCACCACGCCGAGCTGGCGCACCACCTGGGGTAGCTCAGCGCTCCAGCGCCGCCCGGATGTCCTCCTCGACCGCGGCGGTCGCCACGAAGACGAGCTCGTCGCCCGGCTCCAGCGCGTCGTCGGCCTGCGGCACGATCACCCGGCCGCCGCGCAGGATCACCACGAGCGCGGAGTCGACGGGCAGCTTCACCGAGCGGACCGGCCGCCCGGCCAGCGGGGTGTCGGCGGGCAGCGTCACCTCGACGAGGTTGGCCTGGCCCTGGCGGAAGGTGAGCAGCCGGACGAGGTCGCCCACGGCCACCGCCTCCTCGACGAGCGCGGCGAGCAGGCGGGGGGTGGACACGGCGACGTCGACGCCCCAGTTGTCGCCGAAGAGCCACTCGTTGCGGGGGTCGTTCACCCGCGCGACCACCCGGCGCACCGCGAACTCGGTCTTGGCCAGCAGCGAGACCACGAGGTTGACCTTGTCGTCGCCGGTCGCGGCGATCACGACGTCGCAGCTCTCGATGTCGGCGTCCTCGAGGGTGGACAGCTCGCAGGCGTCGGCGTGCACCCACTCCGCCGCCTCGACGGTCTCCGGCGCGATGTTGGCCAGCTCGCGCTCGATGAGCATGACCTGGTGGTGGTTGTCGAGCAGTTCGAGCGCGATGGACCGCCCGACGGCGCCCGCTCCCGCGATGGCGACGCGCATGGGATCAGCCTTCCTGCGGGGGAGCGGCTGCGGCCGCGGTGACGTCGCTGACCGTGCCGGAGACCGCCGCGACGTAGACGGTGTCCTCGGCCTGGACGACGGTGTCGGGCCGGGGCAGCACGCCCGTGCCGAACCGGACCACGAACGCCACCCGCGACCCGGTGACGCGCTCCAGCTCGGACACCGG
This sequence is a window from Pseudonocardia petroleophila. Protein-coding genes within it:
- a CDS encoding inositol monophosphatase family protein, whose product is MSTPHDSTPPAVDPEALRLVAVRVATEAATHLRGLPRPWETGGAAGSVATKSTPTDVVTASDTAVETLIRDRLAVLRPGDPVVGEEHGGSAGVDVDRVVWVVDPIDGTVNFLYGLPWYAISVAATRGGESLAGAVVEPDSGRLWSAAAGLGATCDGRPLSVSAATDVSLSLLGTGFAYDGTRRARQASLVAALLPQVRDVRRTGSAALDLCAVAAGWTDAYLEHGCNWWDWAAAALVAREAGAVVRTPGAGGLAPPDDGLGADALLAATPGIAAELAVRARDAGAGSV
- a CDS encoding DUF4193 domain-containing protein, which produces MATDYDAPRRNETDDMAEDSLDELKARRNEAQSSVVDVDETDTAESFELPGADLSGEELTVKVIPKQADEFTCSSCFLVHHRSRLAESSPQFVCRDCAA
- a CDS encoding phosphotransferase family protein, which codes for MTASAAPGSDSPRAESPGPVPGADPGTVGPWLAERLGDPRWSDCTLSSIGGGRSNLTYRVASPAGEVVLRRPPVGEVAATAHDMGRERRVITGLAGTAVPVPRVLAHSDGGPPVDAPCFVMELVDGVVPLGELPAGWAETEADRGRAGQALVDVLVALHAVDPAEVGLGDFGRPDGFMARQVRRWGKQWDAARESGGAVEQSTADALTGLAETLAASVPTTQRDTIVHGDYRIDNCLFDGADPGRIRAVLDWELSTLGDPLADLGLLLVYWHEADDPAIWRGAQHLSSPTRLPGFPTRAEVATAYAAGSGLDLDPLPWYVAFGTFKLAVVLAGILARVHAGMVPASMADGLDDAVDPLVALGEHVLAHGIDR
- the cei gene encoding envelope integrity protein Cei; the protein is MTAVPYRRRRRTPIVAVVAVLAVIAAVTWTVVLVGASGPSGPQSCPTPAAGTAPGATLESGALDAVVPAPPAAIPVRVFNAGGQRGQANLVAAQLDDLGFGSAGPPDNDPFFPDGDMECVGQVRFGPAGESAASTLSLVLPCAELVRDERADDTVDVAVGTGFGDVNPPRPVRDVLETLGAPSPADDGEAGAPAAVDPAALTEARDTTPC
- a CDS encoding RNA polymerase sigma factor, giving the protein MAAADSATRTEPTADPATAPAPARRAPRAKTAPAAKTGPKPRARAGAKAAPAKKDGEPADLDGPDADPVELDGSPEGADLEEVEVDLDDAELTPDAPAKGVQVPGKATDEDEDDEDDDEDEPANTGANRRGPRERSSTPTKSSDFVWDEEESEALRQARKDAELTASADSVRAYLKQIGKVALLNAEEEVELAKRIEAGLYAAERLRRAIDAGEKVSPQLRRDLRWIVRDGERAKNHLLEANLRLVVSLAKRYTGRGMAFLDLIQEGNLGLIRAVEKFDYTKGYKFSTYATWWIRQAITRAMADQARTIRIPVHMVEVINKLGRIQRELLQDLGREPTPEELAKEMDITPEKVLEIQQYAREPISLDQTIGDEGDSQLGDFIEDSEAVVAVDAVSFTLLQDQLQSVLATLSEREAGVVRLRFGLTDGQPRTLDEIGQVYGVTRERIRQIESKTMSKLRHPSRSQVLRDYLD
- the dut gene encoding dUTP diphosphatase; protein product: MDVRVVRLDPALPLPARARPDDAGVDLSCTDDVVLAPGRRELVGTGIAIALPPGFAGFVHPRSGLAARTGLSIVNAPGTVDAGYRGEIRVCLVNLGQDEVRLSRGDRIAQLVVQRVEQVRFVEVDALPGSERGTGGHGSTGGHAVLDGGLR
- a CDS encoding DUF3093 domain-containing protein, encoding MNEHPSTAEPATSGTSGFDERLSVPWWWYLPAIGVAVLLGAEIHMGYPGVRAWIGYAALIPLAVAVLVWLGRVRVRVGDGVLRAGDAVLPLAHVGRVDVIRDRDAKQVALGPDLDPTAHLLHRAWVRPVVRVEVTDPASDAPYWVVSVRDADGLVAALGR